One genomic region from Tigriopus californicus strain San Diego chromosome 4, Tcal_SD_v2.1, whole genome shotgun sequence encodes:
- the LOC131879728 gene encoding translationally-controlled tumor protein homolog, with protein sequence MKIFKDIFTEDELFSDTYKMKLVDDCLWEVYGKYETRKGDEVVLEGSNASAEEADEGTDSTSTSGIDIVLNHRLVETGFGSKKDFTVYLKDYMKKVVKHLEDNDRASEVDGFKKNISNVMKDLLGRFKDLQFFTGESMDPDAMICMCEYKDVDGEERPVLMFFKHGLNEEKF encoded by the exons ATGAAAATCTTCAAGGATATCTTTACCG AGGATGAGCTGTTCTCCGACACTTACAAGATGAAACTTGTGGACGATTGCCTCTGGGAAGTCTACGGCAAG TATGAAACTCGCAAAGGTGACGAAGTTGTGCTCGAGGGTTCCAATGCCTCGGCTGAAGAAGCCGACGAAGGCACGGATTCGACCTCCACTTCGGGTATCGACATCGTCCTTAACCATCGTCTGGTCGAGACCGGCTTTGGATCCAAGAAGGATTTCACCGTCTACCTGAAAGACTACATGAAGAAGGTGGTGAAGCACTTAGAAGACAACGACCGTGCTAGCGAAGTTGACGGATTCAAAAAGAACATCTCCAATGTCATGAAGGATCTTTTAGGTCGATTCAAGGACCTCCAGTTCTTTACCG GTGAGTCCATGGACCCTGATGCCATGATCTGCATGTGTGAATACAAGGATGTGGATGGCGAAGAAAGGCCCGTTCTGATGTTTTTCAAACACGGTCTGAATGAAGAGAAGTTCTAA
- the LOC131879712 gene encoding dynein regulatory complex subunit 5-like, translating to MDLYDIKELLPTLEPFIKKLNVTKLLPPIVLMTQGRDSHLPSDDDDLDDDDNLSGEGEEGESDGELQTGNQGLKAKSEISTPRGSSGLSHISADDSIRYGIHTGPEINMKVPGNHLDFGQILPSLGELEEFSVTYQLRNCGTDFRWNIYGMTSRDGDYLAVGLKSSKMLRKFSIWKSNLDDDKFYDIYDGLKNLTRLEVLEFSNNFLSDESATSLVRILNCNQIVHLDLTNNAFTSGGAEILAKFLLSAESKCKLKRLLFSLNNLRSEGCMHLCEALVKNRTLCHLDISSNRLDSKCAKHIAKMLRANQTLRVLNLSNNNLGPEGGTEISRGMALNSTLQVLDLRLTFCGKDVDLATQAKLLSNKSKPSGWSIRDELREKLVTSRARAGDIVPRQ from the exons ATGGATTTGTACGACATCAAAGAGTTGCTTCCTACTTTGGAGCCTTTCATCAAAAAACTGAATGTTACCAAACTCCTGCCACCTATAGTACTTATG ACGCAAGGTCGAGATTCCCATTTACCGAGTGACGACGACGACCTTGATGATGACGACAATCTAAGTGGAGAAGGAGAGGAGGGCGAGAGCGATGGCGAACTTCAAACTGGAAACCAAGGTCTTAAGGCTAAATCTGAAATCTCAACACCTAGAGGGTCGAGTGGTCTTAGTCATATTTCGGCAGACGATTCCATCAGATATGGCATTCACACTGGCCCGGAGATCAACATGAAAGTTCCAGGAAATCATCTTGACTTTGGGCAGATTCTTCCGTCATTAGGCGAGTTAGAAG AATTCAGTGTGACATACCAATTACGCAACTGCGGTACTGATTTCCGATGGAACATCTATGGGATGACTTCTAGGGATGGTGACTATCTCGCTGTGGGattaaaatcaagtaaaatgttGCGAAAATTTTCGATCTGGAAAAGCAACCTCGACGACGACAAGTTCTACGATATCTACGATGGACTTAAGAATCTAACTAGATTGG AGGTGCTGGAATTTTCCAACAACTTTCTAAGCGACGAGAGTGCCACAAGTTTGGTCAGGATACTCAACTGCAATCAAATTGTGCACCTGGATCTGACCAATAACGCATTTACATCGGGAGGGGCCgagattttggccaaattcctTCTCTCAGCGGAATCCAAGTGCAAGCTCAAAAGGCTCTTATTCTCACTGAATAATCTCCGCAGTGAGGGATGCATGCATTTGTGCGAG GCGCTCGTGAAGAACCGCACGCTCTGCCATTTGGATATCTCATCGAATCGTTTGGATTCCAAGTGTGCCAAACACATTGCCAAAATGCTTCGAGCGAACCAAACTCTTCGGGTACTGAACCTCTCAAACAATAATCTGGGACCGGAAGGTGGCACTGAGATTTCTCGAGGAATGGCCTTGAACTCGACCCTGCAAGTATTAGATTTAAGATTAACCTTTTGCGGTAAAGACGTCGATTTGGCAACTCAGGCAAAACTTCtgtcaaacaaatccaaaCCATCTGGTTGGTCCATCCGTGACGAGTTGCGCGAAAAACTCGTTACCAGCCGTGCCAGAGCTGGCGACATCGTTCCTCGACAATAA